The Rhizobium viscosum genomic sequence TCTTCGTGTTCTTTTCCACCGCACCTCGTGTGCTGATCGGTCATGCCGGCTTTTCGGGTCTCGCTTTCAGCCTTTCCTTCGCCACGGCGGCAGCGGTAATGATCATATCCGCGCGCTTCGCCGGCCGCTTCGTCGCGCGATGGGGAATGGCCGGCAGCCTTGCCCGCGGCATGGGCCTGCTTCTCGTGGGCGCATTGCTCCTCGGTATCGGCGAAGTGTTTCTTGCTCCCTCGTTCACCAGCTTTGTCCTGCCAATGTGGGTGATTGCCGTCGGTATCGTGCTGACAACAGCAGTCACAGCAAACGGTGCGCTGGCAGCCTTTGGCCAGACAGCCGGAACGGCGGTTGCGCTCTATTTCTGCGTCGAAAGCCTTGTTGTCGGCTGCATCGGCACGCTCTTCGTGCTGCTGCTGGACGGCGATACGGCCTGGCCGCTCGCCGGCTATTGCGCGGTGATGGCTATCGTCACCCTACTTGCGTTGCGCCGTATCCGCGCTCGCGGCTGAGACCGCGGCGGCGGAGAAGATCCGCCGCCCTAGCTTGAAATGTGATTCCTTGAAATCTGGCGGAAGCTCGCCTACCCCTTCCTATAGAGACAAGGAATCCGAGCATGTCCTCCACCCAGCCCTCGCCCTTCGCCACCACGCCCGAACCGCCCTATTACGTCGTGACCTTCTCCTCTGTTCGCACCGAGGGCGACAACGGTTACGGAGCCATGGCCGACCGAATGGCGGAACTGGCGCTTCAGCAGCCGGGCTGTCTCGGGGCCGAAAGCGCGCGGGATGCCGATGGCTTCGGCATCACCAATTCCTACTGGGCCGACGAGGAAAGCCTGAAGGCCTGGAAACAGGTGGCAAACCACCTCGCCGCCCAGCAGCTCGGCCGTCAGCGCTGGTACAAGCAATATAAGGTTCGCATTGCGCGGGTAGAACGCGCTTACGAATTTATCGCAGAGGAAGGAGCCTCCCATGGCGAATAAGACCATCGACCATGCCTTCACGGCACAGAGCCTGACATCGGCTGCCTCCGACCCGACCTTTGCCGGCGCGCTTTCCTTCATGCGCCGCCGCTTCACCAAGGATCTGACCGGAGCCGATGCCGTCGTCTGGGGCATTCCTTTCGATGCCGCGACCTCCAACCGGCCGGGCACGCGTTTCGGACCGCAGGCGATCCGCCGGGCATCGGCGATCTTCGACAATGATCCGCAATATCCGTTCCAGCGCCATCTCTTCGCCGAGATGGCCGTCATCGACTACGGCGATTGCCTGCTCGACTACGGCAACCATCAGGACACACCCGCAGCCATCGAGCGGCAGGCGAGCGCCATTCTCGACAGCGGCGCCTTCCTGCTGACCCTCGGCGGCGACCACTATGTCACCTGGCCGCTGTTGAAAGCGCATGTCGATCGCTACGGCCCGCTGGCGCTCGTGCAGTTCGACGCGCATCAGGACACCTGGCTGGACGACGAGCGCCGCATCGACCACGGCTCCTTCGTGGCCCGTGCGGCCCGCGCCGGCCTTATCGATCCCGACCGCTCGATCCAGATCGGCATCCGTACTCATGCGCCAGAGGATTTCGGCATCCATCTTCTCTACGGCCATCAGGTCGAGGAAATGAGTGCGGCGGACATCGCGTCGATGATCATTGCGCATACGAAGGGTTCGCCCGCCTATCTGACCTTCGATATCGACTGTCTGGACCCGGCCTTTGCGCCCGGCACCGGCACCCCGGTTGCCGGCGGTCCTTCCAGTGCGAAGATCCTCTCCGTGCTGCAGCGGCTGAAGCAGCTCGATGTCAGAGGCGCCGACGTCGTCGAAGTCTCTCCGCCCTATGACCATGCCGACATCACCGCCATTGCGGGGGCGACGGTCGCAATGTATATGCTGGGCCTCCACGCCGAACGGCGCGCGACGGCGGGATGACTGCTGTTATCAAATTGATTCAACTTCATGGCAAACTGATTCCGGAAACAATCCGAACCCACTGAAAGTGCAGGATAATCATGGCAGCAAAGATCTTCATCGATGGCGAGGCTGGAACGACGGGTCTGCAGATCCGCGAGCGTCTGGCGGAGCGCCGCGATCTTGAGCTGCTGTCGATCCCGACCGAGAGCCGCAAGGACAAGGCGGTGCGCGCAGCGCTGCTCAACGAGGCCGATATTGCCATCCTCTGCCTGCCTGACGATGCCGCCAAGGAAAGCGTCAGCCTGATCGAGAATGACAGCACGAAAGTGATCGACGCTTCGACTGCGCATCGCGTCGCCGAAGGCTGGGCCTATGGCTTCCCGGAAATGAGCAGGGAGCAGGCGGGCATCATTGCCTCTGCCAAGCGCGTCGCTAATCCCGGCTGCTGGCCGCAAGGCCCGATCGCGATGCTGCGCCCGCTGATCGAAGCCGGCCTCGTACCGGCCGATTTCCCGGTCACGGTCAATGGTATTTCCGGTTATACCGGCGGCGGCCGCACGATGATCGAGGATTACGTCGCCAAGGGCGAGGATGCGCCCGAATACATGCCCTATGGCCTGAGCTTCAAGCACAAGCACCTTCCTGAGCTGCAGCGCTACGCCAAGCTTGGGCGCGTGCCCTTCTTCCAGCCGGTCGTCGGCAATTTTGCACAGGGCATGGTCGTGACCGTACCGCTGCAGCTCTCGCATCTGCCCAAGGTGCCGAAGGGTGCTGACCTGCATGCCGCGATCGCCGACTATTATGCCGGCATCAAGGGTTTCGTGGAAGCCGCCCCCTTAGAGGCGTCGGAGCGCACGCCGGAGCTCAACCCGGAAATCTATAACAACACCAACCGTATGCGCCTGCACGTCTTTGCCAATGACGATATCGCGCAGGCGCTGCTCGTCGCCGTCTATGACAATCTCGGCAAGGGTGCTTCCGGTGCCGCCGTGCAGAACATGGATCTGATGCTGGGCGTATAACGCCTGGCAATTGCCTGATGTCAGGCACTTGCGGCATGCCTGTCTTTGACAGTCTGCTTCGGTAGTACCCGATACGATTGCCCGCCTGCTATGAAAGCCTTAAACTCTCCCATGTGAGGGGAGCTAAATGGCGTCGGTTCTTATCGGCATTGCCATCATTGGAGGCACGACCGCAACGGTGCTTGCGGCCTATTACATCATGCATCTGGTTATGGGCGGTGACCCAGGCGGACGGGACAGGGAACTGGCCAGTTCGGTCATCACCCGCATCGCCAGCTTGCATGCACTCATCCTCGCCCTCGTTTTTGCGCAGGAAATGATCGAATACCAGGCCCTGCGAACAGAAAGCACGGTGGAAAGCAATGCGGTCGGCGATGTCTTCTATGATGCCGAGCGTTTTGGGCCGGAGGCGCAGGCACCGATCCAGAAGGCGCTGAAAGACTATGTCCGGATCGTCATCGAGCAGGAATGGGGCGAACTTGGGCGCACCGGCGAACTCTCTTCAGCTGCCTGGGATCAATGGAACACCGCCTATCTCAGGATTCTCGAACTGGTACCTGCCAATGCCAAGCAGGAGAGCCTGCGCAGCCACATGCTCGCAGAAATACATATGATTTCGGAATCCCGCGACCGACGGGAAAACAGCGGCACCGACTCGATCAGCCTGATCTTCTGGTTTGCCGCGGTTTCGGGCGTGATCTTCACCGCCATCGGCTACTACCCCTACGCGCCCGATGGCCGCAACCTGCTGCTGCTGTCGATCTTCGGCGTCTTTACCGGCATCATCCTTTTCTTCATCTACGCCTTCTCCAATCCGTACAGCCCACCCGCGACGCTGTTTCCGACGGCTTTCGAGCGCTTGCAGGAGGAAATCAGCGGGCCTGATCCGTAAGTGGAGATCGCTCGAAGACTTCGCCCAAGCCCGTCGCTGTCACGTGCCAGAACAAAAGACTGTCGCCTTTCACAGCGTTTTGCGGTAAAAGCGGCACGCTGTCAGCAAGGCCGTGCCGCTTGAAAGGCGCACAGCCCCTGTTTCACGCCGATGGGAGGCACTGATGAAAACGATCCTGAGCAACCAGAAAAACAAGATCAACACTCAGGATATCCGTCTTCATGTCCAGTTTGCTTTCACGCGCGAGGAAAAACCCGCGACGTCCTAACCACAGCCTCTCCACCGCATCGCAAACCCACAACAGGCGCCAGCTGCGCCTGCGCAAATTCCTGTCCTATTTCCGGCCGCATCTTCCGCTGCTCGCGGCCGATATTGCCTGTGCTGTCGTCGTTGCTGCCGCCGCGGTAGCTTTGCCGCTTTGCGCCAATATCGTCATGAGCCATCTGATCGCGCTCACTGATACGGCTTCGGCCTATTGGCAGATCCTCGGCATGGGCGGCGTCATGCTGGCCATCGTGGCAGTCGAGACGGCTGCGATCTTCTTCGTCGATTATCGCGGCCACATGATGGGTGCGCATATCGAGGCGAATATCCGGCAGGAACTGTTCGATCACTGCCAGAAACTCTCCTTCGGCTTCTACGACCGGCACCGCACCGGCCAATTGATGAGCCGCATCGTCGGCGATTCGTTCTGGCTGGGAGAACTTTTCCATCACGGGCCGGAAGACCTGCTGATTGCCATTCTCAAATATAGCGGGGCGATGGCAGTCCTGTTCTTCATCGATCCGCAGCTTGCCTTTCTGATCCTCCTGCTGACGCCTTTTGCGGTGGCTTATGCGCTGCACTTCAACAGGCGCATGAATCGCGCCCTCGAGGCGAGCAAGCAGGAGATCGCCGCCGTCAACGAGAGGGTCGAGGATGCGCTTGCCGGCATCCGCGTCGTCCAGTCCTTCGCCAACGAAGACCTGGAGCGGAAACGCTTTGCCGCCCTGAACAGGCGCTTCCTCGAAAGCCGCGCCGATGGCTACCGCAGCGAGGCCTGGTTTTCCGCCGGCGCCGAAACCTTCGCTCAGATCATCACGCTTCTGGTCGTCATCCTCGGCGGATTGCGCATCCTTGCGGCGGAACTCACCATTGCCGATCTTCTGACCTTCCTGCTCTGCGTCGGTGTCCTCGTCGATCCGATCAAGCGGATGGCCAACCTCGCGCGGCTCTGGCAGGAAGGTTACACGGGCTTCGTGCGGGCGATGGAGATCCTGGAGATCGATCCTGACGTGGTGGATCGTCCCTCGGCCCGCGCGTTGCATATGCCGAAGGGAGAGATCAGGCTCTCGAATGTCGATTTCAGCTATGATGACGGGGCGGAGGTGCTCAGTAATTTGTCGCTGACCATCCGGCCAGGCGAATTCGTAGCCCTCGTCGGCCCCTCGGGTGTCGGGAAGAGCACACTCTGCGCGCTGCTTCCCCGCTTTTATGACGTCACTGGCGGCTCGATCGAAATCGATGGAACCGATATCCGCGATGTGACGCTCGCCTCGCTGCGCAGCCACCTCGGCGTGGTGCAGCAGGATGTCTATCTCTTCGCCGGCACCGTGGCGGACAATCTGCGCTACGGTCGGCCGGATGCGACGGACGAAGAGGTGGAAGCCGCAGCCCGCGCTGCCCATGCGCATGATTTCATCATGGCATTGCCGCAGGGCTATCAGACCGATATCGGCCAGCGCGGCGTAAAGCTGTCGGGCGGGCAGCGCCAGCGGCTGACGATCGCTCGCGCCTTCCTCAAGAACCCTGCCATCCTGATCTTCGATGAGGCGACGAGTGCGCTCGACAATGAAAGCGAGCGCGCTGTGCAGCAGGCATTCCTGACGCTTGCCAAGGGGCGCACCACACTCGTGATCGCCCATCGCCTTTCAACGATCCGCCACGCCGACCGTATTCTGGTGCTCACCGGCGACGGTATCGTCGAAGAAGGCAATCATGATAGGCTGATGGAGAGCGGCGGTATTTATGCCAATCTCTATGGGCTGCAGGCGAGCATCTGAGGTCCCATGACTGCGACATGCGGAACAGTTCGGCCGACAGGGCCTGAACTGTTCCCCAGATCGACCAAATGCTATTTCTCTTCACGCCTACAGCATCGGTCCGAAAATCGGAATCGATTTTCGGAAAGCCTGATGCGTAGATTCAAAGAGTTAGAGCGTCCTTTGTGCGTCCGAAGGGACGCACGGCGCTCTAAGGAGGAACACCATGACAGTGCTGCGCATCGTTCCGAACGTAGCCGCCGCTTCCATTGAAGAAGTGCGCAACTTCTATTCCGAGCTGTTCGATCTCGACATCGTGATGGATCATGGCTGGATCGTCACCCTCGCGTCCGACAGGCGAGCAATCGCCCAGATCGGCATTGCAACGGAGGGCGGATCGGGAACCGCAGTGCCCGACATTTCGATCGAGGTCGATGATGTGGACGAAGTGCATCAGCGCGCCGTGACAGGCGGACACCAGATCGTCTACGGGCCGGCCGACGAGCCCTGGGGCGTGCGGCGCTTCTTTATCCGTGACCCCACCGGCAAGCTGCTGAATATCCTTGCTCACGCAGGCTAATCGGCTCCGTCAGACGCAGGGAGGATCATTGCAATGACTGCGAAAGCCTCTATTCTGCGACAGCCCGTGCGAGACACGAAATAACTGCTTTCATTGAGAATTTTCGAGGATAGCCGGATCACACCATGAATACATTGAACCGCCCGGACTTGAGCGATATTCATCAAGGTGACTGGGTGGACCGGCTGTTGCCGGGCACATGGCGACCTTACACGAGGCTTGCGCGGCTCGATCGTCCCGTCGGAATATGGCTGACGCTGTTTCCATGCTGGGCGGCGCTGTTTCAGGCAGCTCATGGCCTGCCCGATATCCGGCAGCTGGCTGTCTTCACGCTCGGCGCCCTGCTGATGCGAAGCGCCGGCTCCACGATCAACGATATCGCGGACCGGAAATTTGACGGCCATGTCGAGCGAACCCGTTTTCGGCCACTGGCGAGCAGGCAGATCGGAGTCAGTCAGGCGTTAGCCTTTCTGGCCATCGAGCTCGCGCTGGCGGCATCCCTCCTGTTGTTTCTGACGCCTTATACACGGCTGGTCGCCCTGTGCGTCTTGCCGCTTGTCTTCGTCTATCCGCTCTGCAAGCGCTTCACCCATTGGCCGCAGGCCGTGCTGGGCGCAGCGTTCAACTGGGGCATGCTCATGGCCTGGGCCGAAATTGCCGGCCATATTCCGGCCGGAGCCGTGCTCATGTGGGCTGGAGCTATCGCGTGGCAGATTGGCTACGATACCGTCTATGCCTATGTCGACGTGAAGGACGACAGAAGCCTCGGCCTGAAATCGACTGCGATCCTGTTCGGCCGGCATGGCAAGCTCATGATTAGCCTGTTCTACGCTTTGACGGTCGCTGCATGGTCTCTCGGCGGCTGGCTGTCGGGCATGTCCCTGCCCTATGCGTTTGGAATGCTCGTCATCGCAGCGCACCTTGTCTGGCAGACCTGGCGGATCGACCTTGCAAGGCCGGAAGTGAATTACCGCCTGTTCCTGGCAAATATCCTGACCGGGCTATTGCTGGCAGCCTCGGCCTTTATGGGGACCTGGTAAGCCCGTCAGCTCAATAAGAGCAGGGGCGATTGTCGCTTGGACGAAAACCGCCGGCGCAGGCCGGGTTCAGGGATGTATCCTCGCCATAGTCGTACCTCCCCGTTGATGTGCAGCTCGAAGCGATTGCGGAAAGCGTGATCAGAGCGCCTGCCATTACGAATGTGCGAAATCTGTTCATGTGAACATCCCCCTTCATAGGATCGCCCATGCGCCAAGCCGACAATCTAGCATGTCACGGCAAATCCATGCGAGGAGCATCGCATTGATCCCATTCACTCTTCCGCGAGCCAGGGGATAAGAACGTCTCTCAGTCGCGTTCGGCGATAACAGTTGCGCGAGGATATTCGCCATAATAGCCGCGCCAGTTGGCGACGGCGAAACCGAAGACCGCCAACGCACCTGCCTGATGCAGCAGGCCCCAGTGCAACGGCACCTCGAGCAACAGCGTAGTGATGCCGATCGCCGCCTGGATCGTGACGAGCGCGAAGAGCACCACAGCCCGGCGCGCATGGGTGGTCGAGGCGGCGGCGCGCAGTGCGATCACCATATTGATGAGCGTGATTGCAAAGAGCGTGTAAGCGCCGAGGCGATGGACGAACTGCACCGTCTTCGGGTTCTCGAAGAGGTTGATCCAGAAGGGCTGCTGGATGAAGAGATCGCCAGGCACGACAGCGCCATCCATCAGAGGCCAGGTATTATAGGTGAATCCGGCATCGAGGCCGGCGACCAGCGCACCGAGATAGATCTGGAAGAGCGAGAAGATCGCGATGGCCGCCGCCCAGCGGTGGGAATTCTTCGTCGGGGCCGGATCGTCGGAATGCGGTGAGAGCCCGCGCATGATCCACATGCAGGAGGCGAAGATCAGGCAGGCCATGACGAGATGCGTGGCAAGCCGGTACTGGCTGACATCCGTGCGCACAGACAGGCCGGAGGAGACCATCCACCAGCCGATGAAACCCTGCAAGCCGCCAAGCGCCAGGATGCAGGCAAGCGGCCAGCGCAGGCGCCTCTCGATCCTGCCGGTCGCCCAGAAAAAAACCAGCGGCAGTGCGAAGATGACGCCGATACCACGCGCGATCAGCCGGTGCGCCCATTCCCACCAGAAGATGCTCTTGAACTGATCGACCGTCATGTCGCTGTTCAACTGCTGGAACTCGGGAATGCGCTGGTAGAGCTTGAATTCCTCTTCCCATTCGGCAGCATTCAGCGGCGGGATGACGCCATGGATAGGCTTCCATTCGGTGATGGATAGGCCGGAATTGGTGAGCCGCGTCGCGCCGCCCACGAGCACGAGACAGAAGAGCGCCAAGAGCACGAAGCCAAGCCAGATGCGCACGGCGCGGCGGTTGTTGTCCTGCCTGCGCACTTCAGTGCGGATCGCCTGCTCCGGGCTCAGGTTCGCGACGGCCATGATGTCTCCTTTTATCCGGCAGTTGATTTGCCCCACCGGCTGATGCAAAACAAGCCCCGAACCTTTGCGGCATGCCGTCGCGCCGGTTCAGTTTCATCCGTTCGAAAGTTATACGATGCCCGTCCGCCTTCGCAAATTCATCGGCACGATCCTGATCATCGTCCTCGTGCTTTTCTATGCGATCGTGGCGAATACAATCGCGGTCGCCACACTCGGCAACGCGCCCTGGTGGGGTCATCTGCTTTACTTCGCGCTCACCGGCCTGCTCTGGGTGCTGCCGGCCATGGTCATCATCAAGTGGATGGCCGGCCCGAAGCAGCAATAGCCGATTAACGGCAGAATAACCCTGATCTGCGGAAAACCCCGACCGCCGGCGGTAGTTAAACCAATTATATGTCTTTGGCGCTCTAGCTTCCCTCCAGCAACTTCCTGACTGGAGAAGACCCGTGCAGACGCAGAGGCACGACATTCCTGAGCAACCGTTCGACGCTGTAGCGCAGGCCGAAGCCGGTATTTCGCGGCTGCGACAATTGAGCGTGAAACTCGCGATGGCCGAACTCGAGATCGAGCTTTTCGATGTGATGGAGCCTCTCGAGGAAGAATGGCGCAGACTGGAACGCGATGATCTTTCCTCGTTGCATCAGAGCTATGATTGGTGCAGCGCCTGGGTGGCAGCCTTCCGCCGGCCGCTCACCATCTTGCGCGGCAGATGCGGCACTCATACCGCCTTCATCCTTCCGGTGGAGATCATCAGGTCCCGCGGCATGCGGATCGCCAAATTCATCGGCGCCGATCACAGCAACATCAACACCGGCCTCTTCTCGCAAGCCTTTGCCGAAGACAGCGATTCACTGGACGGCCATCACCTTGCCGCCCGCCTTCGTGCAGCACTCGCCGGCAAGGCCGACCTGCTTCTTTTGCAGAATATTCCACTGGAATGGCGAGACCGTCGCAACATGCTCGCCGGCCTGCCCATGGTGCAGAACCAGAACCACGCTTATCAGCTTCCGCTCTTCGACACGTTCGACAAAACGTTACAGCAGTTGAACGCCAAAAGCCGGCGCAAGAAATTCCGCGTGCAGAGCCGGCGGCTGGAGGCGGTTGGCGGCTTCGACTATATCGTACCGGAAGCGTCCTCGGAGCAACACAAACTGCTCGACACGTTCTTCCGCCTGAAAAGCGCCCGCTTCGCCTCACTCGGTCTGCCCGATGTCTTTGCTGATACGCAAACCAAGGCCTTCCTGCACGGACTGATCGACAAGCGGAATGGCGATAATTTCGGCCTGCAGATGCGCGCCTTACGCCTGAAGGGCGATTATGAGGGACGCATTGCCGCCCTGTCGGGGATTTCCCGCAAGGGCGACCACGTCATCTGCCAGTTCGGCGCGATCGACGAGGATCTGGCTGTCGATATGAGCCCCGGCGAATTCCTCTTCTGGCAAATGATATCGAGCCTGCACGGCAAAGGAGTGGCACTCTTCGATTTCGGCCTCGGCGATCAGACCTACAAGCGCTCCTGGGCACCGGTCGAAACCGACCATCACGATGTGGTTCTGCCGATCTCCGGCATCGGCATCGCAGCCGGCACGGTGCACCGGGCGATCACCCGTGGCAAGGCCTTCATCAAGGCCCGCCCCGGTCTCTATAAATTCGCCCAGAACATCCGGGCAAAGCTCGGCTGAAGATCAGGCGGCGTGGCGCGCGGGGCTGCGCATCGCAGCCTCTTCGCCGCCCGACATCAGGACGACGCGCTCGTAACCGGCACTCTGGAAATCCTGCATCAGGCCGACGAAAGCTGCCTCATCGATTTCGGGCAGCGACAGGATGATTTCGATTTCCTTGCTGCGCGTCAGCCGAGAAACGCCGGCGACATCAGCTGCACCGCATTCGACGATGACGATATCGTAAGCTGAAGTCAGCGCATCGAGCAGCAGCGACAGCCTGTCGACGCCCCGCATGGCCTGGCGCACATCGCTGACACCCTGCGGGATCAGATGCGCATCGGACATCCGGTCGCCATGGATCGTCTCGCCGAAGGCAGCCTCACCGCAGAGAAGATCGGTAACGCCCAGTGCTTCGGGATTTTCCGCCATCAGTTCGCTCGGATAGCCGCTGCCGGTCATGTCGATCAGGATCACGCGGCGTCCGGTATCGGCAAGCACGCGCGCCAGGGCAACGGTTGCGGCCGAGCCATTGTCACCGCTTGGAGATATGGAGACGGCAAGCGGAGCGCGGCAGTCGGTGAGATAACTCGCGACGGACGAAACGGAAAATTCGTTGTCGTCGGCAGGCGCTTCCTTTACCGACTCGGCTTCCGGCTCTTCATCGTTATCCATGGCAGCCGTCAGCATGCTTGGCTTGGCGAGCTTCGGAGCGGGAACGGGCGCTGCATCGCCCTGCCTTTCCTCCTCCACCTTGTCCTCGACATCGGAGGCTTCCACTGGGCGCAGCGCGCGGCCGCTGAACAGCTCGGTGAGCATGATGACGATCGCACTCATGATGAGCGTCGCGACGGCAGCGACCACGACGATCGGCACGACTTTCGGGAAATAAGGATCGACCTGTTCGATCGCCTTCGAAACAATGCGCGCGTCCGCCGGGCTGGAATTGCGGTCGGCACGGGAAGCGGCCTCGCGGTAACGAACGAGGTAGGTTTCGAGAAGCTGGCGCTGGGCATTCGCCTCCCGTTCCAGTGCGTTGAGACCCACTGCGTCCTCGCCCGCCCTGGCGCTGTTGGCCTGCAGCGTATCGGATTGCTGCTCCAGCTCCTTAGCACGCAGATCGGCGACCTTCGTTTCGTTCTCGATGCTGGCGAGAATCTTCTGTGTTTCCTGGCGGATCTGCGTGCGGATATCGGCAAGCTGGGCACGCAGGCTCTTCAGCCGCGGATGATTGTTGAGCAGGCTCGTCTGCAGGTCTGATATCTGCGATTGCAGGCCGGATTCGGTTGCCTTCAGCCGCTGGATCGACTGCGACGACATGATGTCACCTAACGTATCGGAGGCTTCGCCTGAAGACAGCGCATTGCGCACAGCCTGCGCCCTCGCCTCGGCATTCGCCCTGTCGGTGCGCACGCGGGTCAGCTCGACGGAGATGTCGTTGAGCTGCTGCGCGGTAAAGGTCGTGGTGCCGTTGGTCTGCAGCAGGCCGTGGGTGGTACGGTAATCGGCGACCTTCTTCTCGGCCTCGCTCACCTTCTGGCGCAGGTTGTCGATCTCCGGCTCAAGCCAACGGGTGGCTTCCGTGTTGGAAGCGAGCTTGGCGCCGCTCTGGATTGCCAGATAGACCTGCGCCATGGCGTTCGGAATGCTGGCGGCGAGCTTCGGATCCTTGGAGGTGAAGGTGATGCCGATGACGCGCGAGCCTGGTACCTGATAGACCTGCAGGCGCTGCGTGAAGGCGTCGATAACACGCTCTTCCGGCGGATTTTCCAGCGGGTTTTTCTTCAGGTGCAGCGCTACGAGTATATCGGCGAGCGCGGACCCGTTCGCAGCGGCATCGAATTCCGGCAGATTATAGAGCTTCAGATTGTTGATGACCTGCTTGATGAGGTCCGCCGACTGCAGGATCTGCACCTGGCTCGAGATATTCAACTCGTCGAGCAGTGGTCCGGCACTGGCGTCATTCGTCTGTGTATTGGCGAATGCGGGAGCGCGCGGCTCGATGAGGACGCGCGTCTCGCTGCGATATTGCGGCGAAACTATCTTGGCGCCGGCA encodes the following:
- the argC gene encoding N-acetyl-gamma-glutamyl-phosphate reductase, yielding MAAKIFIDGEAGTTGLQIRERLAERRDLELLSIPTESRKDKAVRAALLNEADIAILCLPDDAAKESVSLIENDSTKVIDASTAHRVAEGWAYGFPEMSREQAGIIASAKRVANPGCWPQGPIAMLRPLIEAGLVPADFPVTVNGISGYTGGGRTMIEDYVAKGEDAPEYMPYGLSFKHKHLPELQRYAKLGRVPFFQPVVGNFAQGMVVTVPLQLSHLPKVPKGADLHAAIADYYAGIKGFVEAAPLEASERTPELNPEIYNNTNRMRLHVFANDDIAQALLVAVYDNLGKGASGAAVQNMDLMLGV
- a CDS encoding COX15/CtaA family protein — encoded protein: MAVANLSPEQAIRTEVRRQDNNRRAVRIWLGFVLLALFCLVLVGGATRLTNSGLSITEWKPIHGVIPPLNAAEWEEEFKLYQRIPEFQQLNSDMTVDQFKSIFWWEWAHRLIARGIGVIFALPLVFFWATGRIERRLRWPLACILALGGLQGFIGWWMVSSGLSVRTDVSQYRLATHLVMACLIFASCMWIMRGLSPHSDDPAPTKNSHRWAAAIAIFSLFQIYLGALVAGLDAGFTYNTWPLMDGAVVPGDLFIQQPFWINLFENPKTVQFVHRLGAYTLFAITLINMVIALRAAASTTHARRAVVLFALVTIQAAIGITTLLLEVPLHWGLLHQAGALAVFGFAVANWRGYYGEYPRATVIAERD
- a CDS encoding antibiotic biosynthesis monooxygenase family protein; amino-acid sequence: MSSTQPSPFATTPEPPYYVVTFSSVRTEGDNGYGAMADRMAELALQQPGCLGAESARDADGFGITNSYWADEESLKAWKQVANHLAAQQLGRQRWYKQYKVRIARVERAYEFIAEEGASHGE
- a CDS encoding DUF2842 domain-containing protein, which gives rise to MPVRLRKFIGTILIIVLVLFYAIVANTIAVATLGNAPWWGHLLYFALTGLLWVLPAMVIIKWMAGPKQQ
- a CDS encoding bestrophin-like domain, whose product is MASVLIGIAIIGGTTATVLAAYYIMHLVMGGDPGGRDRELASSVITRIASLHALILALVFAQEMIEYQALRTESTVESNAVGDVFYDAERFGPEAQAPIQKALKDYVRIVIEQEWGELGRTGELSSAAWDQWNTAYLRILELVPANAKQESLRSHMLAEIHMISESRDRRENSGTDSISLIFWFAAVSGVIFTAIGYYPYAPDGRNLLLLSIFGVFTGIILFFIYAFSNPYSPPATLFPTAFERLQEEISGPDP
- a CDS encoding ABC transporter ATP-binding protein, producing MSSLLSRARKNPRRPNHSLSTASQTHNRRQLRLRKFLSYFRPHLPLLAADIACAVVVAAAAVALPLCANIVMSHLIALTDTASAYWQILGMGGVMLAIVAVETAAIFFVDYRGHMMGAHIEANIRQELFDHCQKLSFGFYDRHRTGQLMSRIVGDSFWLGELFHHGPEDLLIAILKYSGAMAVLFFIDPQLAFLILLLTPFAVAYALHFNRRMNRALEASKQEIAAVNERVEDALAGIRVVQSFANEDLERKRFAALNRRFLESRADGYRSEAWFSAGAETFAQIITLLVVILGGLRILAAELTIADLLTFLLCVGVLVDPIKRMANLARLWQEGYTGFVRAMEILEIDPDVVDRPSARALHMPKGEIRLSNVDFSYDDGAEVLSNLSLTIRPGEFVALVGPSGVGKSTLCALLPRFYDVTGGSIEIDGTDIRDVTLASLRSHLGVVQQDVYLFAGTVADNLRYGRPDATDEEVEAAARAAHAHDFIMALPQGYQTDIGQRGVKLSGGQRQRLTIARAFLKNPAILIFDEATSALDNESERAVQQAFLTLAKGRTTLVIAHRLSTIRHADRILVLTGDGIVEEGNHDRLMESGGIYANLYGLQASI
- the ubiA gene encoding 4-hydroxybenzoate octaprenyltransferase; this translates as MNTLNRPDLSDIHQGDWVDRLLPGTWRPYTRLARLDRPVGIWLTLFPCWAALFQAAHGLPDIRQLAVFTLGALLMRSAGSTINDIADRKFDGHVERTRFRPLASRQIGVSQALAFLAIELALAASLLLFLTPYTRLVALCVLPLVFVYPLCKRFTHWPQAVLGAAFNWGMLMAWAEIAGHIPAGAVLMWAGAIAWQIGYDTVYAYVDVKDDRSLGLKSTAILFGRHGKLMISLFYALTVAAWSLGGWLSGMSLPYAFGMLVIAAHLVWQTWRIDLARPEVNYRLFLANILTGLLLAASAFMGTW
- a CDS encoding GNAT family N-acetyltransferase, with translation MQTQRHDIPEQPFDAVAQAEAGISRLRQLSVKLAMAELEIELFDVMEPLEEEWRRLERDDLSSLHQSYDWCSAWVAAFRRPLTILRGRCGTHTAFILPVEIIRSRGMRIAKFIGADHSNINTGLFSQAFAEDSDSLDGHHLAARLRAALAGKADLLLLQNIPLEWRDRRNMLAGLPMVQNQNHAYQLPLFDTFDKTLQQLNAKSRRKKFRVQSRRLEAVGGFDYIVPEASSEQHKLLDTFFRLKSARFASLGLPDVFADTQTKAFLHGLIDKRNGDNFGLQMRALRLKGDYEGRIAALSGISRKGDHVICQFGAIDEDLAVDMSPGEFLFWQMISSLHGKGVALFDFGLGDQTYKRSWAPVETDHHDVVLPISGIGIAAGTVHRAITRGKAFIKARPGLYKFAQNIRAKLG
- the speB gene encoding agmatinase, which encodes MANKTIDHAFTAQSLTSAASDPTFAGALSFMRRRFTKDLTGADAVVWGIPFDAATSNRPGTRFGPQAIRRASAIFDNDPQYPFQRHLFAEMAVIDYGDCLLDYGNHQDTPAAIERQASAILDSGAFLLTLGGDHYVTWPLLKAHVDRYGPLALVQFDAHQDTWLDDERRIDHGSFVARAARAGLIDPDRSIQIGIRTHAPEDFGIHLLYGHQVEEMSAADIASMIIAHTKGSPAYLTFDIDCLDPAFAPGTGTPVAGGPSSAKILSVLQRLKQLDVRGADVVEVSPPYDHADITAIAGATVAMYMLGLHAERRATAG
- a CDS encoding VOC family protein — translated: MTVLRIVPNVAAASIEEVRNFYSELFDLDIVMDHGWIVTLASDRRAIAQIGIATEGGSGTAVPDISIEVDDVDEVHQRAVTGGHQIVYGPADEPWGVRRFFIRDPTGKLLNILAHAG